Genomic window (Sediminispirochaeta smaragdinae DSM 11293):
ATCGAATTTATGTCATCTCTGTCCTTACACCTATTTACCTAAAGGACATTCCCTGGGTTGAAAACGCGCTTGCGGTCTATGGAACAGGCAGGCAGTCCATAGAAGCGGGGTTTTCTGCCTTAACCGGGGCCTTTCAGCCAACAGGAATCGTACCGGTTTCCCTCAACACACAATGAACTGGAAAAAAGCGGGTCAGCAAGATCTTCCGCGCATCATGGAGTTTCTTGCCCCCAGAGAGTACCGTGCCGCAACCCTTGCCTCACGAATCCAGGAATACGGCATACCGAAGCTGCCACCTAAAAAGAGTGGGTCGCTCTGGTATCTCCCTGAAACAGAAGATAACAAAGGGATCAGAGGCCTCGTGTTGTTCTGTTCGAACGGCCTCTATCTCCCCCTTTTCCATGAAACACATCCCCCCCGTTATGATGAATTACAGGACCTTCTCCTGCGTTTCAGAAAAGAGTATAGAGCAATCTACTGTCTGTTGGGGCGAGAAGAGGATGTAAGACTGAGCGAAGAAGCTCTTCGGTGTACCGTTTCGGAAAGGAAACTCTTTTACCTCATGACCCGCAAACTCGCGGAAGAGGTAGAGGGAGAAAAAGAAAAACGAATTACCATCCCTCGCCTTTCGGTTAGGCGCCTTTCTGCCGATGATGCGGAACACTTTTTCCCCGTGGAGCGGGCCTACCAGATAGAAGAGGTGGTTACCGATCCTCGGCTCTACAACGACGAGGCCGGACTCATCCACTTTAGAAACCAATGCCGCAGGCAGCTGATTTTCGGTGCCATGGTGGGAAAGATTCCTGTAGCGAAGGCGGGCACAAACGCCATTGCCTTCCGTTATTGCCAAATTGGAGGGGTTTACACCAGGCCGGAATATCGGGGAATGGGGATAGCATATCAAACCTTGAAAAGAGTGATGGCCGCGGTTGCATCTCGAGGACAGTATGAAACGCTTTATGTCCGTCGTGATAATGAAGCTGCCGTCGCACTCTACCGATCTCTCGGTTTTAGGACGCGTTGCAGTTATGCCATTACCTACCCTCTGATCCAAAGGTCGGCTGGCGCTTAGATAGTGATACTGTCCGGAATCATGGTGATATTATCATGCCCATGCATAAGAAGGAAGATAGTCAATCATCCACCGTAAGGGTGTAGGAATACACCTGACCCACAGCTCCCTCCCACTCCGATTCATGGGCTGATTCCGTAAGAAAAACCTCCGCCTACTGTAAAGAGTCCTCAGCTCGGACGCTATCCTCTTTCCCTCTATCCCAGCCACCACCCCATGTGTCTGCCCCCGCTTCTCATCCTTTCCCCCAACCCGATAGGGCTTCATAAAGTTGTGATAATACCGGTAGATCTCAAGCCGCTCCAGCATATTCACCGTACTCCGGGCAAACTGGACCGTCTGCCTCACATGATCCGAGTCATCCTTCCGTATCTCCCTGTCAAGGTAATTCACACTAAAGAGGGGATTACACAGATCCCGAACCCTCTTCGAACTGATCCTGTGGTGCTCTATCATTCCTGCCACCCCTTCCGGTAGTCCCTTCATCACCCTTTTGTATTGCGTATGCTCATCGGTATACAACTTCACCCTATCCCTCTCCGATTGCTCTGTCAGGGCAAACACCTTTGCCACGACATTCTGAAAGGACTGATAAACACTTCCTCTATAGACCTTTAGCTTCTCCTTGATTACCCTGTTTTTCTTCTTCTGATACCAGGTCATACGTCCCTTTCTGGTCAGCTGTGCATAGTCGGAGAGGAACCAGAACTGGGAGTCTTTTCCTGCCAGGATGTGGATGTTGTTGGGGAGGTATTGGGAACAGACAAAGCTTTCAAAGCCGTCTGCGACCAGGTCTTCGTGGAGGTTCATGTCTGAGGTGAGGGAGGCAGAAGAGGCAAGACACTGGTGGGAAAGGCGACGGATACGGTCTGAGATGGTGGAGCATGAGACCTTAAGGATACGGGAGAGGTCCCTGATACCGGAGCTGGTGACGAGGTGAGAGAGGATGGTTGTGTAGGGGAGGTGGAAATGGGTCCAGTAGTCGATGCTGAAGGTGCGAGTGGAGAAGGAGAGGTGGCAGGTTTTGCATTTGAACTTTTGGATACGGGGAGAGGTTTGGGTAGAGTAGGAACCTGTTCTAAAGAACCAGTGGCCTTTTGGAGAGAAGTGGTTGAGGCAATGGGGGTTGGGGCAGAAGGGGGGATGAAACATGGGAAACTCCTTTTTCGTATTGTTCTTACTATAAGTAACTACGAGAAAAGGAGATTTTATTCATTTTCCACCACGATTCCGGACAGTAGTTGACTGTTAAAAGAGGCCATGATCTAATAGAGGAATGAAGATCGTCATGGTTGCAAGCGAAGCTGTACCTTACGCCAAGACAGGGGGGCTCGCAGATGTTGTTCCGGCCCTCTCCCGTGCTTTAACAGGGCGAGGTCATCAGGTCACAATCATCATGCCCCGTTACAGTTTCATCGATACTGCTTCGTTTCGGGAACTTCCCCTTGTACCGCTGATTTCACTCGGTTTTGCAGAGTATAGTTTGAGACTCTTTACCCCTATCGATGGGAACGGTGAACTATCGGTAATTTTCCTGGATCACCCCCTTTTTTCCTCCAGAGACGGGCTTTATGGGGAAAATGGCGGGCAACCATATCGTGATAATCATATTCGCTTTGCTCTTCTGGCCAAAGGAGCCATTGAGACCTCGAGAAGGTTAAATCTTGCCCCCGATCTGTTTCATCTCCATGACTGGCAGGCAGCCTTGGTACCGGCATATCTTGCCGAGTACGAAAAAACAGGAGTCATGGCGGAAGCACGAACGATTTTTACCATCCACAATATTGCCTACCAGGGAGTTTTTTCCAAGCAGGATATCCACGCCCTTGCCTTAACGTGGGACTCCTTTTCCGATCGGCCCGCCGGCTATCGTGACCAGATCAATTTTCTTAGATCGGCGATCATAAACAGCGATCATATAACCACCGTAAGCCCTAGCTATGCAAAGGAGATCATGACTGAGGCATTTGGGGAGGGCCTTCATACGCTCCTTGCCGATCATGCGGGGTCGGTAAGCGGTATCCTTAATGGTGCCGACTACAAAGAGTGGGATCCGGCGAATGATCCCTTCCTTGATGTCTCTTTCGGCGCCGATGACCTTTCCGGCAAAGCGCTTGCAAAGAAACGGCTGCAGAAGGAGGCCGACCTCCCTGTCGATCCTTCAATCCCCATCATTGGTATGGTTGGACGCCTCGCCGAACAGAAGGGTTTCGTGGAGCTACTTGATGAAAAGAACGGAGCCCTTCAGCGTATTCTCGAAGGTAATAAGGTACAGGTTGTCTTGCTTGGAACAGGGGCTTCATGGATCGAATCTCGGCTTCTGGAAATATCCGAAAGCCATCCTAATCTAAGGGTATTCCTTACCTTTAATGAAAAGCTGGCACATGTGATCGAGGCGGGGAGCGATTTCTTTCTCATGCCGAGTCGCTACGAACCCTGTGGCCTCAACCAAATCTACTCCCTCCGTTACGGGAGTCTGCCCATCGTTACCCAAACGGGGGGCCTCGCAGATACGGTCATTCCCGAAAGCCAAGGGAGAAATCGAGCCACCGGCTTTGTCTTTCCGCAGTGTACTCCCGACCAGATCGTCGAGACGGTTCGGCATGCCCTTGATCTCTGGGAACATGACAGGAACGCCATCGACGCAATGCGGCGACGTGCCATGAGGGCCCACTTTTCATGGGAAGACTCGGCGGCAGCATACGAAAAACTCTACAAACGCTTAATCAACCGTCCACGGCGATGATAGAGCTGTTTACGTATCCGCTCCGAAAGAAAGGCTCGCCGTTCGAGCATCGCCTCCACTAGTTCCAAGGCAGCGGTAGGATTGTGCTCAACGTGTTCATAGTATTTGGCGAGCTCGATTCCTGCAAATAAGGAACGTTTTTGTTCCCACATCTGTCCGGCAAGCTCGGCGGCCTTTTCGCGATATCCCATACGCTTCAGTAGGAGGATGGCTATCCTCCCCGCCCTTGCATTCCCCTCTTCCCATGCCAGCTGCAGCAATTCCAGCGCATCATCCCTGCTACCGGTATGGTATCGCAGCTCCCCGAGAACACCCTTCTCCCGAGCGGTACAATCACAGGGGGATAGCGCCATCGACTCGAACCGACGCAAAAGGAGCAGAAGCGAAAAAAGATCCTGCAGGTGGTGTGCAAAGACGGGTTCCAGGGCCTCTATATCGAAGCTTTTCAGCCAGCTGAAATAACGATCGGGAATCTCTCTTCCGGGAATATCAAGTTCACGCCAGAGGCCAAGGATCTCCTGTTCCACGGTCGAAAGAGAACAGTCAGGAAGTCGCTCCTTCCAGAACTTACGGGCCGGATAGAGGAGATCAAGCTGCCGCGGCATGGAAAGCTGAAGAGCATGTAGCCGAAATTTGCTTGCAAGAAGGTGGCGATCGAACCCTTTACCGTTGTAGGAAAGATAGAGTAATTGCGGCTTTATAAGCTCTCCAATTGCCTCTAAAAAGTCCCTCTCGCCGGGGAAATCAGCCAGGAACAGCTGCGTGGCCTCGGGAGTGAAAAACGTATTCCTCCTTCCCTTATTTTCAATGGGGACAAGACGTAGAAAGCCGGCCAGAAAAACGGCAGTACCGGCCCCGCCACTTAAGCCGCTCGTTTCCAAATCATAAAAAAGAAGATTTTCTGCCGGCTCGCCTGCAGGAAGTAATATGGGATGAGAAGAAAGCAGCGGACGAATATCCACGGGAGGAAGAGGCGTGACCCGCCGAAAAAGATAATCGGAGAGTTTTTCCCAGCCTCGATTGATAAACTCAGGCGAGAAATTCTTCACAGGAGCCGAAGAAGCATGAAGAGGAGGCGTTACTCCGGGCCCCTTTGATGCTCTCAGCCGGGCGAGCCTCCCTGCAAGCTGCTTCTTTTTCATCATCCAAGACCGGAAGCCCTGACCCATCCGTTAAGGAAACGCACGACAGCCTCCTTGCGTCCTCCGTCTGGCGACAGGTCCGGGCCGCAGCAGGAGGGACAGCCACTCTCACAGCTACAGGAACTGACCCGCTCGGCCCCAGCCTTCAAAATAGCGGGAAAGGCCTTCATCATCGATTCTGCAAGACCGATTCCTCCCGGAGCCTTATCATAGAAATAGATTGCGGGAAGGGCGAAATGGGGATCGCGCAGCCGTTCGCTTACTCCAATATCACTGTGATCACACAAAAGAAAAAGTGGAGCAACGCTCAGAAGCAGGCTTGCACTCCGAGCAATCACCTCTTCGGCAAGAGCAGCCTCTACCTCGGAGAACTGCCCGGCAGGTACCCCGCCCTCGTCGAAACGGAGGATAAAGCTTCGAGTGTGCATCTCTTCTTCAGGAAGAGAGATATCACCATAGCCGATATTTTCGTGTGTCGCAAATTTCAGTTTTTTATACTTTGCAACCTGATTTCTGACAAGCACATCGGCAAGGAGAGCGCATCCCCAGGGAAAGGATTCTTCAAGATCGATCTCCAAGGGCTTGATATCGCTTTTTACGATGGAATCGGTATAGTAGTTGAGGCTTGACTCCTCGACGTCACAGCGGCGGTTTTCAACATCAAGCCTGAGGCTTTGAAACTGGCGTCCCCGATGCAGGTAAACAGCCTTGGGAAAGAGCAGTTCCTTGGCCGAAGGCAGATCCATTTCCCCGATCACTTCGTTCTTTCCCCCTGTCGTATTAATGATAACCACATTTTCGGAAGAAGCCGATCGAAGGGACACCCCTTCCGCGGGATAACCGCGATCGGCCCAGAACCACTTACCTCCGGTATACCTGGCAACCCCCTCCTCCTCAAGGTAGGAGAGAAGAGGCTCGGTATCATTTCCGCCAAAATCCTCTCCTTCGGAAAAGGGAAGCTCAAAGAGTGCACACTTAAGGTGATCAAGAAGAATATAGAGATTTTCCGGGTTAATCGAGGCTGCTTCGGGAGAACGGCCGAAAAAATAGTCTTCGTGTCCGACAAGATACTGGTCCGTGGGGCTGGCGGAAGCGACCAGGACCGCCACCGACTCGCTGGCCCCACGCCCTGCTCTTCCCGACTGCTGAAGCGCCGAGGAAACGGAAGCGGGTATTCCTGCCAGGACCGCGGCATCAAGACCGCCGATATCGATACCCAGCTCAAGGGCGTTGGTGGAAACAACCCCCTTGATGCTCCCGTCCCGCAGGCCGCGTTCGATCTGACGCCGCTCTCCCGGAAGATAGCCTCCGCGGTAAGCCTCCACCCGGGTACGATGGTTCTCATTAAAATGATTCGCAAGGGCCTTGTTGATATAGTCCGCGATGAGTTCCACCCTGATCCGCGAACGCCCGAAGACAATCGTTTTTACTCCACCTCGAAGAAAACGGAGGGCAATATCACGGCTTTCGAGAACCACTCCCCGCCTGATTCCCTGGACGGCATCTACCAGGGGAGGATTGTAAAGGATAAGGTTTTTCGCACCGGAAGGAGCACCGTTTTCCTCAATCACAGAAACAGGTTCGCCGATGATCTTTTCCGCAAGCTCTCCGGGGTTTTTGATGGTCGCGGAACAGCAGATGAACTGAATCTTTGAGCCATAGAAGCCTGCAATGCGTACCAGACGCCGCATAAGATTGGCCATATGACTACCGAAGATACCACGGTAGGTGTGTACTTCGTCGATAACGACAAAACGGAGATTACTTAAGAATTTGATCCATTTCGGATGGTTCGGCAAGATTCCCGAATGAAGCATATCAGGATTCGAGATAACGATCCTACCGCTTTCCCGTGCCGAGACCCGAAGAGATTTGGGAGTATCGCCGTCGTATGTCGTTATTTTTACGGGCAGATCGTCGGACAAAACGATATCGTTCAGGGCCGACTGCTGATCCTGACTAAGGGCCTTTGTGGGAAAGAGATAAAGGGCTCGAGCCTCAGGTTCGGCAAGAAGCCTCTGCATCACGGGAAGATTATAGGCAAGGGTTTTTCCGCTTGCCGTCGGTGTTACAACGACACAGTGTTCACCTGCACGTATCTTTTCCCAAGCCAGGCGCTGATGGGAATAGAGTTGGCCGATTCCCTGTTGCCCAAGCGCCGTAACGATACGCTCATCCAGCTCCTTCGGAAAAGGAGCATAGGATCCTTCCCTTGCAGGAAGCCGCTTCCAGGCCCCCACGTTTGACGCAAAGGATCGATCACGTTTTAGCTCTTCAAGAATCCCTTCTAGTGGTGATGTCATGAAACTATTCTACCAAGCTTTTCATCTGCTGAAAATCCTTGACCCAGTGATCAAACTGATTTACCCTAGGTAATGTGAACTGTGATTGCTGAAGGGAAGAGGTGCTTTGTGAATAAACCATTGGCTATTGTATTGGGCGGAGGTAAAGGCACCAGGCTTTTTCCTCTTACGAAAGAGCGGGCTAAACCGGCGGTCCCTTTCGGGGGAAAATATCGGCTTGTAGATATACCAATCTCCAACTGTATCAACTCAGGGCTTCGTCAAGTCTACATTCTTACACAGTTTAATACTGCAAGCCTTCACAATCATATCTCAAGCACCTTCATTTTTGATGTCTTTAGTAACGGGTTTGTCGAAATTCTTGCGGCCGAACAGACTTTCGATAATAACAGCTGGTATCAAGGGACGGCGGATGCGGTCAGAAAAAACTTCTATCACTTTCGCGATCAGTCGCCGAGTCATTACATTATCCTTTCAGGGGACCAGCTCTATCGCATGGATCTGGCGGAGATGTTGAATAAGCATATCGAGAGTGGAGCCGAGGTGACCATAGCTGCCACTCCCGTCTCTCGGCAAAACGCCACCGGCCTCGGCATCATCAGTGCAGATAAAAAGGGACGCGCCGTATCCTTTATCGAAAAACCGGACCCGGAAGACGATATCTCACATATGGCCTTTGATCGTTCTCTCCTGCCGGAGAATCAACCGAAAGTGGATCTAAGTAAAGAGTATCTGGCCTCAATGGGTATGTATATTTTCAACGCGAAGACCCTTGAAAAGGTGTTGGATAATAACTACACCGATTTCGGCAAGGAGATTATCCCTATTGCCATTGGTGAGCGATACGTAAACACCTATATCTTTACCGGATTCTGGGAAGACATCGGAACCATCAAAGCCTTTTATGAGACGAATCTCAATCTTGTCTCTCTTACCCCGGCTTTTAATTTTTACGATGAAAAACGACCCATATACACTCATCGTCGGCACCTTGCCGCAACGAAGATGAATTTCTGTACCATCAGTCAATCCCTTGCGGCCGAGGGGAGCATCATCACCAACGCCTCAATTGTCAATTCGGTAATCGGTATCAGAACACTTATTGAGTCGGGAGCCAACCTCGATGGGGTTTACTGCATGGGGGCGAACTTCTACGAAACCTTGGAGCAGAAAAAGGAGAACGAGGAGCAGGGAATCCCCAACATCGGTATAGGTCGAGGAACTATCGTCAGGAAGGCAATCATCGATCTCAACGCACGCATTGGGGATGGATGTAGGCTCGGTATCGACCCTATCGAAAGAAAAGACGGCGACTACGGCTATTACTGGATCGTGGACGGAATCATCGTCATTCCGAAAAACGGTATTGTTCCGGCGGGAACCATTATATAGTAACGGGCTTGTTTCGTAAGAACTCCAAAATCGAACGATCGGAATCTGCCATGGAAAGCCGTATCATTTCATCGAGGGTGAACCAACCGATTTTCTGATGTTCTGCAAGGGTAAAACCATCCCCAAGAATTTTGATATCAAAGGCCTGTAACTCATAATCGGTACCACGATTTGAGAAGGAACCATGAAAAATCATTCGGCCCACCAGAATATGGATCTGAAACTCCTCAAAGAATTCCCGCTTCAGCGCCTCTTCGGGAGGCTCTCCGAAACGGGCCTTTCCACCGGGGAATTCCCAACTTTCACCAATACTTGTCCCGGGCTTACGGAGAGCAAGAAGGTACTTACTTCCCCGCCGTGCAATTCCCGCCGTTGAGATACGTTGCATACCCCTCATACCACCTGTCGGTTAGAGAAACAGCACTGCAGGAAACAAAAAATGAAGCACGGCGATGACCATTGCGGCAACACCGAACACGGACTGGTTGGCGATAAATATCTTTTCGAGATGCTCACGCCCTTCACCGCCGACGTCACTTTTTTGGATATAATAGTCCAAGGCCTGTATAAAACCCAGCAGGAAGAGAGAGAGCGCAGGCAGAAGGTCGCCGACAACCGGTACATCCCCGGAAGTAACGGTAAGCAGCTTAAAGATACCGACAAGCACGGTAAGAATGATCAGGGAAACACGAAGACCGGGCCGATCTTCCAATCCCTTTCGCATCTGTACCAAAATGGGAAATCGCTCTTCAAAATAATCGGCGGCAAGGAGAGCTCCACCGATGAAATTCAGAAGTATTGCAAGGACGTAGAATTGTACCATCACATCACCCCTCTTTGATTGGACATAAAAATCCTGATACAAAACATACAAGAAAGATTGTCGGTCGTCAACAAATTCTCAAATTCTAGGGAAGTCCCAGTTGGAGGAGAAATGTTTCACCTGAGACACTAAGGGTTGCGGTTGCCACTCGCACCTTCTCGGGAGAACTAAGGCGAAGAAAAGCACGTTGGTGTTCGACAGCCCCGACGGTGACGGGAAGAACGGCATCCACTTCCTCCAGGCTTTCCCCTGAATCGGTGGAAAAACGATATGCAAAGGGGATGCCGGGGTGAATCTGCCCCTCCCGCCCCGGGGCCTTCACGAAAAGGTCAAAGTAAATTCCCTCCTCTAACCGCTCCGCGTCGAGGGTAAAGGTATAGCCTTCCCAGCGCCCCCGATCTTTTCTCCCGTACATCGGGTAAAGGGTCAAGGCAATGATTGCAACGATAACAAGGTCGACGAAGAAAATCATTGAACCACGACGAGCAAAGAAACCCCCGCGTTTACGCTTTTTCTTGTAATCATCCGGTCTGGATTTTCCGTAATAGTGTATGGGACGGGCCTCGGGAGAAAGATTCGGATCCTCACTTTCGGGGCCGCCTAGACGAACCTGCCGCCGCTCACTCATTCTGCAGCGCTCCGGTAGCTCTCGATTCCAATAAATTCGATGAGCTGCCCGGCGGTAAAAAAGCCTTTTTTCTCTGCAGCATGCTTTCCCGCTCGCTGATGGAGGGCTACAGCCTCAAGCGCCGCCTCTCGTGCGGCCATTTCACCGCGCATCAACATCGTCCCGCAGATACCGGCAAGAACATCTCCCGATCCTCCGGTTCCAAGAGCCGGGTTGTTACCTTCAACAATCTCATATCCCCCCTCAGGAGAGGCTATGTGGCTGATATGGCTTTTTAGAACAATCACACCGTTACAACGCTCGGCCATTGGGGGCAGCAGCTCCCAAGGACGGGTAAGCAGCATGGAACGAGCCTCTTCGATATCACGGCAGAGGCCGAGAGAAACCGCAAGCCTCGACGCTTCCCCTGGATGCGGGGTCACAATCCAGCGAGTGCTCCCATCTTTGCCGGGAAGTCTCCCACCATTTTTGTTGAGCCACATACCAAGAAGCGTAATGCCGTCGGCATCGATCACGCCGGAAGCGGCATGTTGAACAACGGCGTCAAAGGCAGCAAGACGAGCCTCATTACGCCCCCATCCCGGCCCGATCACAACGGAATCCACCGAAGCAGCAAACTTCGGATCAAGGCGTCGAATCATAATACCGCTCCGATCGGGAGGCGTTCTCGCAAAGATTTCGTCGTCAAGCATCAAGGTGACAAGACCAGCCCCGCTCGAGGCGGCAGACATCGCACAAAGAAAGGGAGCACCATCTGTACAAGGAGCGCCACCGATAACAAGAAGATGACCCCTTCGATTTTTATAGGCCCAAGGAGCCAGCTCTGGTACTTGGACCTCTTCGGGCACAAACCACTCTGCCGCCGCTTCGGCTTCGGCAATAAGGCCAAGAGGAAAGCCAACCGGTACGACGACGATCCGGCCCACGAGTTTCCGCCCTTCAGGGCTGAAAAGCGGAAGCTTCGGTAGCTCCATGGTAAGGGTGATATCGGCACGAACAATTACCGACCCCGCTATGGGAAAGGCATCGTCTCCCAGACCGCTGGGAATATCAACGGCTACCTTTAGGGCTCGGCTTTCGTTGATGCGTCGCACAAGCTCCGCAGCCATCGGACGAAGAGCGCCTTTCAACCCCGTTCCGGCTATACCGTCGAAAATAACATCGGCATCCGAGATTGCGGCCTGCACAGCAAGCTTGTCGCCCTCCATGCACAGCACCTTAAGCCCATAGCCCTCACAAATTTTGGTATGAAGACGAACCGATTCACCATTCTCCGAGGCAAAAAGCACGACCTTCGCCCCGGTAAACCCCTCGCTAAAGGCCGCACGGGCCATAACAAGGGCATCACCGCCGTTGTTGCCCTTCCCCGCCACAAACAATAGCTTGCTCTCTTTATCGATCTTCTCCCGGCAGAGGGTACGAAAGCTCCGCCAGGCGTTCTGCCCAGCATCTTCCATCAAAAGCAAACCGGGAATGGCGCAATCCCCCGAGGCTTGCCGATCTATACAAGACATCACTTTGCCGGTGACAACCTTCATTACTCCTCCTCGGTGATCCGATCGGAACGCCACCATACAATATCGACACCAAACGCTTTGGCCAGCAGTGCCGTTAGAATTCCTTCGGGAGAAAGATAAAAATCACGATAGATGATCTGATCATCTTCGAGGAGTATGGTACTTCTATCAACTACCGAACCATCACGGCCCATAATCATAAGCTCAAAATCATCACCGCTTTCCGGTGCCATAAAGTAGAGATTCCCATTTCGATCCACACCAAGGGCCTCATAAATGGTGACGAAAGAATCGTCTTCAAGAAAGCCCCCTCCCTGCTCGGCAACGCGCTTGGCGGGAAGAACGATCCGAGAATCCCATGATTCCGTCTCGGTATTGAAGATACAGATGGCACTCTGATCAAAGTCGATACCACCTTTATCCCCCTCGCTTCGATAGTAGTCGACCATCACGTAGAGCAAGGGTGCCGTATAATCCGGGAAAACACCTTTTACGGCAGGCTCGGCATACCCCTCTCCATCCGGCATGGGAATTTCCTGAGGGAGAATATCCGATCGGCTCTTCAGAGCGCCGTGATTATCAAAGGAAAAGAGAACCCACCGGTTCG
Coding sequences:
- a CDS encoding GNAT family N-acetyltransferase — its product is MNWKKAGQQDLPRIMEFLAPREYRAATLASRIQEYGIPKLPPKKSGSLWYLPETEDNKGIRGLVLFCSNGLYLPLFHETHPPRYDELQDLLLRFRKEYRAIYCLLGREEDVRLSEEALRCTVSERKLFYLMTRKLAEEVEGEKEKRITIPRLSVRRLSADDAEHFFPVERAYQIEEVVTDPRLYNDEAGLIHFRNQCRRQLIFGAMVGKIPVAKAGTNAIAFRYCQIGGVYTRPEYRGMGIAYQTLKRVMAAVASRGQYETLYVRRDNEAAVALYRSLGFRTRCSYAITYPLIQRSAGA
- a CDS encoding glycogen synthase, with amino-acid sequence MVASEAVPYAKTGGLADVVPALSRALTGRGHQVTIIMPRYSFIDTASFRELPLVPLISLGFAEYSLRLFTPIDGNGELSVIFLDHPLFSSRDGLYGENGGQPYRDNHIRFALLAKGAIETSRRLNLAPDLFHLHDWQAALVPAYLAEYEKTGVMAEARTIFTIHNIAYQGVFSKQDIHALALTWDSFSDRPAGYRDQINFLRSAIINSDHITTVSPSYAKEIMTEAFGEGLHTLLADHAGSVSGILNGADYKEWDPANDPFLDVSFGADDLSGKALAKKRLQKEADLPVDPSIPIIGMVGRLAEQKGFVELLDEKNGALQRILEGNKVQVVLLGTGASWIESRLLEISESHPNLRVFLTFNEKLAHVIEAGSDFFLMPSRYEPCGLNQIYSLRYGSLPIVTQTGGLADTVIPESQGRNRATGFVFPQCTPDQIVETVRHALDLWEHDRNAIDAMRRRAMRAHFSWEDSAAAYEKLYKRLINRPRR
- a CDS encoding ribonuclease H-like domain-containing protein — translated: MMKKKQLAGRLARLRASKGPGVTPPLHASSAPVKNFSPEFINRGWEKLSDYLFRRVTPLPPVDIRPLLSSHPILLPAGEPAENLLFYDLETSGLSGGAGTAVFLAGFLRLVPIENKGRRNTFFTPEATQLFLADFPGERDFLEAIGELIKPQLLYLSYNGKGFDRHLLASKFRLHALQLSMPRQLDLLYPARKFWKERLPDCSLSTVEQEILGLWRELDIPGREIPDRYFSWLKSFDIEALEPVFAHHLQDLFSLLLLLRRFESMALSPCDCTAREKGVLGELRYHTGSRDDALELLQLAWEEGNARAGRIAILLLKRMGYREKAAELAGQMWEQKRSLFAGIELAKYYEHVEHNPTAALELVEAMLERRAFLSERIRKQLYHRRGRLIKRL
- a CDS encoding DEAD/DEAH box helicase — protein: MTSPLEGILEELKRDRSFASNVGAWKRLPAREGSYAPFPKELDERIVTALGQQGIGQLYSHQRLAWEKIRAGEHCVVVTPTASGKTLAYNLPVMQRLLAEPEARALYLFPTKALSQDQQSALNDIVLSDDLPVKITTYDGDTPKSLRVSARESGRIVISNPDMLHSGILPNHPKWIKFLSNLRFVVIDEVHTYRGIFGSHMANLMRRLVRIAGFYGSKIQFICCSATIKNPGELAEKIIGEPVSVIEENGAPSGAKNLILYNPPLVDAVQGIRRGVVLESRDIALRFLRGGVKTIVFGRSRIRVELIADYINKALANHFNENHRTRVEAYRGGYLPGERRQIERGLRDGSIKGVVSTNALELGIDIGGLDAAVLAGIPASVSSALQQSGRAGRGASESVAVLVASASPTDQYLVGHEDYFFGRSPEAASINPENLYILLDHLKCALFELPFSEGEDFGGNDTEPLLSYLEEEGVARYTGGKWFWADRGYPAEGVSLRSASSENVVIINTTGGKNEVIGEMDLPSAKELLFPKAVYLHRGRQFQSLRLDVENRRCDVEESSLNYYTDSIVKSDIKPLEIDLEESFPWGCALLADVLVRNQVAKYKKLKFATHENIGYGDISLPEEEMHTRSFILRFDEGGVPAGQFSEVEAALAEEVIARSASLLLSVAPLFLLCDHSDIGVSERLRDPHFALPAIYFYDKAPGGIGLAESMMKAFPAILKAGAERVSSCSCESGCPSCCGPDLSPDGGRKEAVVRFLNGWVRASGLG
- a CDS encoding glucose-1-phosphate adenylyltransferase, with product MNKPLAIVLGGGKGTRLFPLTKERAKPAVPFGGKYRLVDIPISNCINSGLRQVYILTQFNTASLHNHISSTFIFDVFSNGFVEILAAEQTFDNNSWYQGTADAVRKNFYHFRDQSPSHYIILSGDQLYRMDLAEMLNKHIESGAEVTIAATPVSRQNATGLGIISADKKGRAVSFIEKPDPEDDISHMAFDRSLLPENQPKVDLSKEYLASMGMYIFNAKTLEKVLDNNYTDFGKEIIPIAIGERYVNTYIFTGFWEDIGTIKAFYETNLNLVSLTPAFNFYDEKRPIYTHRRHLAATKMNFCTISQSLAAEGSIITNASIVNSVIGIRTLIESGANLDGVYCMGANFYETLEQKKENEEQGIPNIGIGRGTIVRKAIIDLNARIGDGCRLGIDPIERKDGDYGYYWIVDGIIVIPKNGIVPAGTII
- a CDS encoding (deoxy)nucleoside triphosphate pyrophosphohydrolase; the protein is MQRISTAGIARRGSKYLLALRKPGTSIGESWEFPGGKARFGEPPEEALKREFFEEFQIHILVGRMIFHGSFSNRGTDYELQAFDIKILGDGFTLAEHQKIGWFTLDEMIRLSMADSDRSILEFLRNKPVTI
- a CDS encoding bifunctional ADP-dependent NAD(P)H-hydrate dehydratase/NAD(P)H-hydrate epimerase, which translates into the protein MKVVTGKVMSCIDRQASGDCAIPGLLLMEDAGQNAWRSFRTLCREKIDKESKLLFVAGKGNNGGDALVMARAAFSEGFTGAKVVLFASENGESVRLHTKICEGYGLKVLCMEGDKLAVQAAISDADVIFDGIAGTGLKGALRPMAAELVRRINESRALKVAVDIPSGLGDDAFPIAGSVIVRADITLTMELPKLPLFSPEGRKLVGRIVVVPVGFPLGLIAEAEAAAEWFVPEEVQVPELAPWAYKNRRGHLLVIGGAPCTDGAPFLCAMSAASSGAGLVTLMLDDEIFARTPPDRSGIMIRRLDPKFAASVDSVVIGPGWGRNEARLAAFDAVVQHAASGVIDADGITLLGMWLNKNGGRLPGKDGSTRWIVTPHPGEASRLAVSLGLCRDIEEARSMLLTRPWELLPPMAERCNGVIVLKSHISHIASPEGGYEIVEGNNPALGTGGSGDVLAGICGTMLMRGEMAAREAALEAVALHQRAGKHAAEKKGFFTAGQLIEFIGIESYRSAAE